The Methylacidimicrobium sp. B4 genome contains a region encoding:
- a CDS encoding LysM domain-containing protein, with amino-acid sequence MRRKVRSSARVLRWKASGLPSGVAAAPSPGASDLVQQELPLKESTAGLRVITVILAVMLLHVLFIGGIALYNLLGGGGKSARGGSAGPKSPAVLDESRERPVQKPREEVSATVAPPSSPSVRSRRGGGKGQGEASPLSNAEETGRKKGGKRRLRRVSAEEDGEEANPSKMAPANRQRTEEARDAAQTSLPARLQDPSAEPSASAAGGSGVYHVVRGDTLWRIARRFHVGLDDLMTLNRLTLASKLHIGQELRIPAAKASRARRSGEAAGG; translated from the coding sequence ATGAGAAGGAAAGTTCGATCGTCGGCCAGGGTGCTGCGCTGGAAGGCTTCGGGTCTCCCGAGCGGAGTGGCGGCAGCTCCCTCCCCGGGAGCATCGGATCTCGTGCAGCAAGAGCTCCCGCTCAAGGAAAGTACGGCGGGACTGCGGGTGATCACGGTCATCCTCGCCGTCATGCTCCTTCACGTGCTCTTCATCGGAGGCATCGCCCTCTACAATCTCCTGGGCGGGGGAGGAAAATCGGCTCGAGGCGGAAGCGCGGGACCGAAGAGCCCGGCGGTCCTCGATGAGTCGCGCGAGCGACCGGTGCAAAAGCCGCGGGAGGAAGTGTCGGCAACGGTCGCGCCCCCGTCCTCGCCCTCCGTGCGTTCCCGCCGGGGCGGAGGGAAGGGGCAGGGCGAGGCTTCTCCGTTGTCGAACGCCGAGGAGACGGGGCGGAAGAAGGGAGGCAAGAGGCGGCTCCGGCGGGTCTCCGCCGAAGAGGACGGGGAGGAAGCCAACCCCTCGAAGATGGCTCCTGCGAACCGGCAGCGGACGGAGGAAGCTCGCGATGCGGCGCAGACGTCCTTGCCTGCCCGATTGCAGGACCCGTCGGCGGAGCCGTCCGCTTCCGCTGCGGGTGGTTCCGGCGTTTACCACGTGGTCCGCGGCGATACCCTCTGGCGGATCGCTCGCCGCTTCCACGTCGGGCTCGACGATCTGATGACCCTCAACCGGCTGACTCTCGCCAGCAAGCTCCACATCGGACAGGAGCTTCGGATCCCTGCGGCGAAGGCGAGCCGTGCTCGCCGCAGCGGCGAAGCTGCGGGCGGATAA
- the murG gene encoding undecaprenyldiphospho-muramoylpentapeptide beta-N-acetylglucosaminyltransferase — MSKQRVVIACGGTGGHLLPGLAVAEELRRRGKEICLLLSEKRIDRTALEGEGDFPWETLPTMGWPGALSARTPAFFGKLALSWWNCRALFRRLAPEAVLGMGGFLSAVPILIARGQRIPTLLHESNAVPGLVTRLFCRKVDRLLLGFEGCQERLPGVPSVVTGTPLRARLQRVPRGEAAEALGLASNCSTILVLGGSQGARALNRLLREAAPALAQAVNPVQILHLSGPAEREACLSAYRAQRIPALVEGFSHRMDLFYSLADVAVARSGAATLAEVAFYGLPTILVPFPFAADDHQRINAKAFVAAGASLAYDQAALSGETLAQALGEILSDERRRRAMGAAAAGLARPDAARMVAEEVEQCMQQ; from the coding sequence ATGAGCAAGCAACGCGTCGTCATCGCCTGTGGCGGCACGGGCGGGCACCTCTTGCCGGGCCTTGCCGTCGCCGAAGAATTGCGGCGACGGGGCAAGGAGATTTGCCTGCTTCTTTCCGAAAAGCGAATCGACCGGACTGCCTTGGAGGGAGAGGGTGACTTCCCTTGGGAAACCCTTCCGACCATGGGATGGCCCGGAGCCCTTTCGGCGAGAACGCCGGCATTTTTTGGGAAGCTCGCGCTCAGCTGGTGGAACTGCCGGGCTCTCTTCCGCCGGTTGGCCCCGGAGGCGGTTCTCGGGATGGGGGGCTTTTTGAGCGCAGTCCCCATTCTGATCGCCAGGGGGCAGCGCATCCCGACCTTGCTTCACGAATCGAACGCCGTCCCCGGCCTGGTCACCCGCCTCTTTTGTCGCAAGGTCGACCGGCTCCTCCTCGGTTTCGAGGGCTGTCAGGAGCGTTTGCCGGGAGTCCCCTCGGTCGTGACGGGAACTCCGCTTCGCGCGAGGCTCCAGAGGGTTCCACGGGGCGAGGCGGCGGAGGCGCTCGGGCTTGCGTCCAATTGCTCGACCATTCTTGTCCTGGGGGGGAGCCAGGGCGCGCGGGCCTTGAATCGTCTCTTGCGAGAAGCGGCACCCGCCTTGGCCCAGGCCGTGAACCCGGTCCAGATTCTCCATCTTTCCGGTCCGGCGGAGCGCGAGGCTTGCTTGTCGGCCTACCGGGCACAGCGGATTCCCGCGCTCGTCGAGGGCTTCTCCCATCGAATGGATCTCTTTTACAGCCTGGCGGATGTCGCGGTGGCTCGCTCCGGAGCCGCAACCCTGGCGGAAGTCGCCTTCTATGGCCTGCCGACCATCCTTGTCCCCTTTCCCTTCGCCGCCGACGATCATCAACGCATCAACGCGAAAGCTTTCGTGGCGGCGGGAGCGAGTTTGGCCTACGATCAGGCCGCTTTGTCCGGAGAGACGTTGGCCCAGGCGCTCGGGGAGATCTTGAGCGACGAGAGGAGGCGGCGAGCGATGGGCGCCGCGGCGGCGGGCTTGGCGCGACCGGACGCGGCCAGGATGGTCGCGGAGGAGGTGGAGCAATGCATGCAACAGTGA
- a CDS encoding FtsW/RodA/SpoVE family cell cycle protein, translating into MRERKLHRWVGYALILVAFALMGLGLIALYSAAGRFVGERDTSLLPLVERQLCWIGMGIGAGALLTRIDYHWFLKHSWALLGVGLFLLVLCFLPGVGHTVHGSSRWISLGPLTLQPSELIKWFLCLFAAAQLGKPVRRPGERWRRYAAVLAVTVAFAGLLLLARDLGSAALYLALAMVVLVIGGMPLWLIGPGCLTAAGVILGVALSIPERRARLLAFWNMDSDKQGKAYQVWQALVALGSGGVTGLGLGNSRQKMYYLPEATTDFIFPILGEELGLWVTLGVVLAYLVLALCGGWIALFAPDGEGLLLGMGLVTLIAVQAIANLGVVTGLLPNKGLPLPFISYGGSNILFCLMALGTLLNIHRQGGKGSAFSVESQGAQRSVRL; encoded by the coding sequence GTGAGGGAAAGAAAGCTTCACCGCTGGGTCGGATACGCGCTGATCCTCGTTGCCTTCGCGCTCATGGGACTCGGCTTGATCGCCCTGTACAGTGCGGCCGGTCGCTTCGTGGGCGAGAGGGATACCTCGCTCCTTCCCCTGGTCGAGAGGCAGCTCTGCTGGATCGGGATGGGGATCGGTGCGGGTGCGCTCCTGACGCGCATCGACTATCATTGGTTCTTGAAGCATTCCTGGGCGCTGCTCGGCGTCGGGCTCTTTCTCCTCGTGCTCTGCTTTCTTCCCGGAGTTGGCCATACCGTGCACGGATCCTCCCGCTGGATCTCCCTTGGTCCTTTGACCTTGCAACCCTCGGAGCTCATCAAATGGTTCCTCTGCCTCTTCGCCGCGGCACAGTTAGGCAAGCCGGTTCGCCGGCCAGGGGAGAGATGGCGGCGCTACGCGGCGGTCCTGGCCGTGACGGTGGCATTCGCCGGGCTGCTGCTCCTTGCCCGCGATCTGGGAAGTGCGGCTCTTTACCTCGCCCTGGCCATGGTAGTTCTGGTAATTGGGGGGATGCCGCTCTGGCTCATTGGACCGGGCTGCCTGACGGCCGCAGGCGTGATTCTCGGAGTGGCTTTGAGCATTCCTGAGCGGAGGGCTCGATTGCTCGCCTTCTGGAACATGGATAGCGATAAGCAGGGCAAGGCCTATCAGGTCTGGCAGGCGCTCGTGGCTCTCGGCTCCGGAGGGGTCACGGGCCTTGGGTTGGGGAACAGCCGGCAGAAGATGTATTATCTCCCGGAAGCCACGACCGATTTCATCTTTCCGATTCTTGGGGAAGAGCTCGGACTTTGGGTAACGCTGGGCGTGGTGCTGGCCTACCTTGTGCTTGCCCTCTGTGGGGGGTGGATCGCGCTTTTCGCTCCCGACGGCGAAGGCCTCTTGCTTGGCATGGGGCTGGTCACGCTGATCGCCGTCCAGGCAATCGCGAACCTGGGAGTCGTTACGGGCCTCCTGCCGAACAAAGGCCTCCCTTTACCCTTCATCAGCTATGGCGGCTCGAATATCCTCTTTTGCCTGATGGCGCTGGGCACCCTTCTCAACATCCATCGGCAGGGAGGGAAAGGATCGGCCTTTTCGGTGGAGTCCCAAGGCGCGCAGCGCAGCGTCCGACTATGA
- the murC gene encoding UDP-N-acetylmuramate--L-alanine ligase: MHATVTGSWTGCLSRPARIHLVGVAGSGVGPLARLLLLQGHHVSGSDRRRTPAVADLEGLGLHFSFGHDGDLPDGVELLVYSSAVREDNPERRVAAARGIPTARRADLLQELCRAKKSIVIAGMHGKTTTTALLAHILRRSGWEPSYYVGGDAPVLGASSDWGRGDYMVVEGDESDGTLASFEPSHAVLLNVEEEHLDFYPGMEAILNVFAAFLDRCVGKIVYCSDDRHASALCARRRNAVSYGLGSEGRYRAERVELGPFESTFLLVVGGEPLGEVRVPLPGRQNVQNALAGIALSLELGLPFADIALAMAGFRGVKRRFEVLFAGPSFLVVDDYAHHPTEIRATLAAARGAGRQRVVALFQPHRYSRAHGLKREFATAFRGADLVLVTDIYGAGEPPIEGVSSERLARMIAEGSAVQALSARSVSEAKKVAAASLRPGDLFLALGAGDVHRVARALATQCSLYEELRRSLSPSALLSLSESLGAHTASGLGGPAELWCEPASREDLCRAVELADRQRLPLTVIGSGAGCLIGDGGVRGLCVSLRHPAFCQVIADSGPGRVTVGGGALLGQVATETARQGVEGFSFLADATGTIGALLARGACALKQRLLDRLEEVVLVDRKGEWRTLCRGESDAWPEDGAWGPLGIIVGMKLRPIPFRKGEAPWAPLSDSGRDAAFGMSDRWLDRVFRDPGGEGIRQLWKGLGPDPIEIGGAWSEPLVPNRIWLREGARTADVLALVEEIRKRLREGNGVELVPDLVIVGEEEW; the protein is encoded by the coding sequence ATGCATGCAACAGTGACGGGTTCCTGGACCGGCTGCCTGAGCCGGCCGGCCCGAATTCATCTTGTCGGCGTGGCGGGCTCCGGGGTGGGGCCGCTCGCCCGCCTCCTGCTGCTTCAGGGACATCATGTCTCCGGATCGGATCGGCGCAGGACTCCCGCCGTCGCGGATCTCGAGGGGCTGGGACTGCACTTCTCCTTCGGTCACGACGGTGATCTTCCCGATGGGGTCGAGCTTCTGGTCTATTCGTCGGCCGTTCGGGAGGACAACCCCGAGCGCCGGGTTGCCGCCGCCCGGGGGATTCCGACCGCGCGAAGAGCCGATCTGCTCCAGGAGCTTTGCCGGGCGAAGAAGTCCATCGTCATTGCGGGAATGCACGGAAAGACGACGACGACGGCCCTCCTCGCCCACATCCTGCGCCGGAGCGGATGGGAGCCCTCCTACTACGTCGGAGGCGATGCGCCTGTTCTGGGCGCGAGCTCGGATTGGGGCCGAGGGGACTATATGGTCGTCGAGGGCGACGAGAGCGACGGCACGCTCGCTTCCTTTGAGCCCTCGCATGCCGTGCTGTTGAACGTGGAGGAGGAGCATCTGGATTTTTATCCGGGCATGGAAGCCATCCTCAATGTCTTTGCGGCCTTCCTCGACCGCTGCGTGGGCAAGATCGTCTATTGCTCGGATGATCGGCATGCTTCGGCGCTTTGCGCCCGGCGAAGGAATGCGGTGAGCTACGGCCTGGGCTCCGAGGGTCGGTACCGCGCCGAGCGGGTCGAGCTAGGGCCCTTCGAGAGCACGTTTCTCCTGGTCGTCGGCGGAGAGCCGCTCGGCGAGGTCCGCGTGCCGCTCCCGGGAAGGCAAAATGTCCAGAACGCTCTGGCCGGAATCGCCCTGAGCCTGGAGCTCGGGCTTCCTTTTGCCGATATTGCTCTGGCCATGGCGGGCTTCCGGGGCGTCAAGCGGCGCTTCGAGGTGCTCTTCGCCGGCCCTTCTTTTCTGGTTGTCGATGACTACGCGCATCATCCCACGGAGATTCGCGCCACGCTTGCTGCCGCCCGGGGGGCAGGCCGGCAGCGGGTGGTGGCCCTTTTTCAGCCCCATCGCTATTCCCGGGCGCATGGGCTAAAACGGGAATTCGCGACGGCCTTTCGAGGGGCGGATCTGGTCCTGGTAACGGATATCTATGGCGCGGGTGAGCCGCCGATCGAAGGGGTAAGCTCGGAGCGGCTGGCGCGAATGATCGCCGAGGGCAGCGCAGTGCAGGCGCTCTCGGCCCGCAGCGTCTCGGAGGCCAAGAAGGTAGCGGCCGCGAGCCTCCGCCCGGGCGACCTCTTCCTGGCGCTGGGAGCCGGCGATGTGCACCGGGTGGCTCGAGCGCTCGCTACGCAATGCTCCCTTTACGAGGAGCTGCGGCGATCCCTTTCGCCATCGGCTCTGCTCTCCCTCTCGGAAAGCCTGGGCGCTCATACGGCCTCCGGTTTGGGAGGGCCTGCAGAACTCTGGTGTGAGCCGGCAAGCCGGGAAGACCTCTGTCGCGCAGTTGAGCTTGCCGATCGCCAGAGGCTACCCCTCACGGTCATCGGCAGCGGTGCGGGCTGCTTGATTGGCGATGGAGGGGTGCGCGGCCTCTGCGTGAGCCTGCGCCATCCTGCCTTCTGCCAAGTGATCGCCGACTCGGGACCGGGACGGGTCACGGTCGGTGGCGGGGCTCTCCTGGGTCAAGTCGCCACCGAAACCGCTCGCCAAGGAGTAGAGGGATTTTCCTTTCTCGCGGACGCCACTGGCACGATCGGCGCTTTGCTGGCCCGTGGGGCGTGCGCGCTGAAGCAGCGCCTCCTCGATCGCCTCGAGGAGGTGGTTCTGGTCGATCGAAAGGGAGAGTGGCGGACCCTTTGTCGAGGGGAAAGCGATGCCTGGCCGGAAGACGGAGCCTGGGGCCCGCTCGGCATCATTGTCGGCATGAAGCTGCGGCCCATTCCTTTCCGGAAGGGGGAAGCTCCTTGGGCGCCGCTTTCGGACTCCGGGAGGGATGCGGCTTTCGGGATGAGCGACCGCTGGCTCGACCGAGTCTTCCGGGATCCGGGGGGAGAGGGGATTCGCCAGCTTTGGAAGGGATTGGGCCCGGATCCGATCGAGATCGGAGGGGCTTGGAGCGAGCCGTTGGTTCCGAACCGGATTTGGTTGCGGGAGGGAGCGAGGACCGCGGATGTGCTCGCCCTCGTGGAGGAAATTCGAAAGCGCTTGCGGGAAGGGAATGGTGTCGAGCTGGTTCCCGACCTTGTCATCGTCGGAGAGGAGGAGTGGTGA
- the mraY gene encoding phospho-N-acetylmuramoyl-pentapeptide-transferase: protein MLYYLHLLSGSFIGFNVFRYITFRSVGAALTALFISWIFGRPTIGMLRRLKMGQPIRGKEEVRHLADLHGAKAGTPTMGGLLILSALLGSCLLWAVPTNRFLWICLGGTTALGALGFWDDYLKVVQKKSAGIPGRVKLLVQAAVALVAGVLLLGNPETGREASKVAVPFLKSISRIELGWAALPFFLLVVMGSSNAVNLTDGLDGLAIGCSIGVALVFAVFSYVAGRPDWSSYLFVPHVRGADELAVFCAALLGASIGFLWYNCHPAEVFMGDTGSLALGGAFGLLSISIGQELLLVVAGGIFVLEALSVMIQVASFRLTGKRVFAMAPLHHHFELKGWGESRVTVRFWILSLLCGLLALSSLKLR from the coding sequence GTGCTCTACTACCTACACTTGCTCTCAGGAAGCTTTATCGGGTTTAATGTATTCCGCTACATCACGTTCCGATCGGTCGGCGCGGCGCTGACGGCTCTCTTCATCTCTTGGATCTTCGGGCGTCCCACGATCGGCATGCTCCGGCGCCTCAAGATGGGTCAGCCGATTCGAGGGAAGGAAGAAGTGAGGCATTTGGCCGATCTGCACGGAGCCAAGGCGGGAACCCCCACGATGGGAGGATTGCTGATTCTCTCGGCACTCCTCGGAAGCTGTCTGCTCTGGGCCGTCCCAACGAATCGCTTTCTCTGGATCTGCCTCGGCGGGACAACCGCGCTCGGGGCTCTGGGCTTCTGGGACGACTATCTCAAGGTGGTGCAGAAAAAGTCGGCCGGCATTCCTGGACGCGTCAAGCTCCTGGTCCAGGCTGCCGTCGCGCTGGTCGCCGGCGTGCTCCTCCTCGGGAATCCCGAGACGGGACGGGAAGCGAGCAAGGTAGCGGTGCCGTTCTTGAAATCGATCTCTCGAATCGAGCTCGGATGGGCGGCCTTGCCCTTCTTCCTTCTCGTCGTGATGGGCTCCTCGAATGCGGTGAATCTCACCGACGGCCTCGACGGGCTGGCGATCGGCTGCTCGATCGGAGTCGCACTCGTCTTCGCCGTCTTCTCCTACGTGGCTGGGCGTCCGGATTGGAGCTCCTACCTCTTCGTGCCCCATGTGCGGGGTGCGGACGAGCTGGCCGTCTTCTGCGCGGCGCTTCTCGGAGCCAGCATCGGATTCCTCTGGTACAACTGCCATCCGGCCGAAGTCTTCATGGGCGACACCGGTTCCTTGGCGCTCGGCGGGGCTTTCGGACTGCTCTCGATTTCGATCGGACAAGAGCTTCTCCTGGTCGTCGCCGGCGGCATCTTCGTGCTCGAGGCGCTTTCGGTCATGATCCAGGTCGCGTCGTTTCGATTGACCGGAAAGAGGGTATTCGCCATGGCCCCCTTGCATCACCACTTCGAGCTCAAGGGCTGGGGAGAATCGAGGGTGACGGTCCGTTTCTGGATATTGAGCCTGCTTTGCGGGCTTCTGGCTCTTTCGAGCCTGAAGTTGAGGTGA